Proteins encoded within one genomic window of Cellulomonas flavigena DSM 20109:
- a CDS encoding alpha/beta fold hydrolase, whose amino-acid sequence MSSVPTTLSSTTVGDAGASVVFLHGLFGQGRNFTQIAKSLVPEHRSLLVDLPDHGRSAWTQRFDYPSVADLVADHLRAGFAADGPVDVVGHSMGGKVAMLLALRHPDLVDRLVVADIAPAAGGAVSEFAYLLDSLAALDLSTLARRGEADERLAGRIGDARVRGFLLQNLRADGDGFRWQANLDLLRRDLEAIGGFPDVGGATFERPVLWVAGDRSDYIRPEHGPAMRALFPRTTLVTLKGAGHWVHSEQPEAFVSVLRTFLGAG is encoded by the coding sequence GTGAGCAGCGTGCCGACGACCCTGAGCAGCACGACCGTGGGCGACGCCGGTGCGTCGGTCGTCTTCCTGCACGGCCTGTTCGGCCAGGGGCGCAACTTCACGCAGATCGCCAAGTCGCTCGTCCCCGAGCACCGCTCGCTGCTGGTGGACCTCCCGGACCACGGCCGGTCGGCGTGGACGCAGCGGTTCGACTACCCGTCCGTCGCCGACCTCGTCGCGGACCACCTGCGCGCGGGGTTCGCCGCCGACGGCCCCGTGGACGTCGTGGGCCACTCGATGGGCGGCAAGGTCGCGATGCTGCTGGCGTTGCGTCACCCGGACCTCGTGGACCGGCTCGTCGTCGCCGACATCGCGCCGGCGGCCGGCGGTGCGGTGAGCGAGTTCGCGTACCTGCTCGACAGCCTGGCGGCACTCGACCTCTCGACGCTCGCGCGGCGCGGCGAGGCCGACGAGCGGCTCGCGGGGCGCATCGGCGACGCGCGCGTGCGCGGCTTCCTGCTGCAGAACCTGCGGGCCGACGGCGACGGCTTCCGTTGGCAGGCGAACCTCGACCTGCTGCGACGCGACCTCGAGGCGATCGGTGGGTTCCCGGACGTCGGCGGCGCCACGTTCGAGCGGCCCGTGCTGTGGGTCGCCGGGGACCGTTCGGACTACATCCGCCCCGAGCACGGCCCCGCGATGCGCGCGCTGTTCCCGCGCACGACGCTCGTGACGCTCAAGGGCGCCGGCCACTGGGTGCACTCCGAGCAGCCGGAGGCGTTCGTGTCCGTGCTGCGCACCTTCCTGGGTGCCGGCTGA
- a CDS encoding endo-1,4-beta-xylanase → MRRTIGRAALVAAVSLGALVGAAALTPAAAAPSGSGPNPADYSTTGALPNHTIYKPVNLPSQRMPIVVWSNGACSADGTSAQNFLKEIASWGFLVVSNGRPNGSGSSNSTWLTQAMDWAVAQNSNSSSDLYNRLDTSKIGVAGFSCGGIEAYAVSGDPRVTTTGIFSSGLLNDADDYQLRRLDHPIAYIIGGQSDIAYPNAMDDWGKLPQGLPAFMGNLNVGHGGTYHETNGGAFGFAAQQWFRWQLKGDTTAAQTFVGQNCGLCRNGWQVQQKNLTVTQPTQSPTPSPTPSPTQSTPPVQTPTPTPTQTIPSSQPGATLQAAAARTGRYFGVALAAGKLNDSTYTTIANREFNMVTAENEMKMDATEPNQNQFNFSQGDRILNWATQNGKQVRGHALAWHSQQPGWMQNMSGTQLRNAMLNHVTRVATYYKGKIHSWDVVNEAFADGNGGARRDSNLQRTGDDWIEAAFRAARAADPGAKLCYNDYNTDNWTWDKTQAVYRMVRDFKSRGVPIDCVGFQSHFNAQSAYNSNYRTTLSSFAALGVEVQITELDIEGSGQQQAQTYANVVNDCLAVPACKGITVWGVRDSDSWRSYGTPLLFDNSGNKKEAYTATLNALNAAAPVPTQEPTQTPTQEPTQTQEPTQTPTVTPTQDPGQGSGACTATYTVANQWGEGFVADVTVTANQDLTGWKVSIQLPGGAGVSQTWNGTRGSASTGLVTVANAGWNGRVAAGQSTSFGFQGTGNGAGATVSCEAA, encoded by the coding sequence ATGAGACGCACCATCGGACGGGCGGCGCTGGTCGCCGCGGTGTCGCTCGGCGCACTGGTCGGTGCCGCCGCTCTGACGCCTGCGGCCGCAGCGCCGAGCGGGTCGGGCCCGAACCCCGCCGACTACTCCACCACCGGCGCCCTGCCCAACCACACGATCTACAAGCCGGTGAACCTTCCGTCGCAGCGCATGCCCATCGTGGTGTGGTCCAACGGTGCGTGCTCGGCGGACGGCACGTCGGCGCAGAACTTCCTCAAGGAGATCGCCTCCTGGGGCTTCCTCGTCGTCTCCAACGGCCGCCCCAACGGAAGTGGCAGCTCGAACTCCACGTGGCTGACGCAGGCCATGGACTGGGCCGTGGCCCAGAACTCGAACAGCAGCAGCGACCTGTACAACAGGCTCGACACCAGCAAGATCGGTGTCGCCGGCTTCTCGTGCGGCGGCATCGAGGCCTACGCGGTCTCCGGTGACCCGCGCGTCACGACGACCGGCATCTTCAGCAGCGGTCTGCTGAACGACGCGGACGACTACCAGCTGCGCCGTCTCGACCACCCGATCGCCTACATCATCGGTGGCCAGAGCGACATCGCGTACCCCAACGCGATGGACGACTGGGGCAAGCTGCCGCAGGGCCTGCCCGCCTTCATGGGCAACCTCAACGTCGGTCACGGCGGTACGTACCACGAGACCAACGGCGGGGCCTTCGGCTTCGCGGCCCAGCAGTGGTTCCGGTGGCAGCTCAAGGGCGACACGACGGCGGCGCAGACGTTCGTCGGTCAGAACTGCGGCCTGTGCCGCAACGGCTGGCAGGTTCAGCAGAAGAACCTCACGGTGACCCAGCCGACGCAGTCGCCGACGCCGTCGCCGACCCCCTCGCCGACGCAGAGCACCCCGCCGGTCCAGACGCCCACCCCGACGCCGACGCAGACGATCCCGTCGTCCCAGCCCGGCGCGACGCTGCAGGCCGCGGCGGCCCGCACGGGCCGGTACTTCGGTGTGGCCCTGGCGGCGGGCAAGCTCAACGACTCGACCTACACGACCATCGCGAACCGTGAGTTCAACATGGTGACGGCCGAGAACGAGATGAAGATGGACGCCACGGAGCCGAACCAGAACCAGTTCAACTTCTCCCAGGGCGACCGGATCCTGAACTGGGCGACGCAGAACGGCAAGCAGGTGCGTGGGCACGCGCTGGCGTGGCACTCCCAGCAGCCGGGCTGGATGCAGAACATGTCCGGCACGCAGCTGCGCAACGCGATGCTCAACCACGTCACGCGGGTCGCGACGTACTACAAGGGCAAGATCCACAGCTGGGACGTGGTGAACGAGGCGTTCGCCGACGGCAACGGCGGTGCGCGTCGTGACTCGAACCTGCAGCGCACCGGTGACGACTGGATCGAGGCCGCGTTCCGCGCCGCGCGCGCCGCGGACCCGGGCGCCAAGCTCTGCTACAACGACTACAACACCGACAACTGGACGTGGGACAAGACCCAGGCCGTCTACCGCATGGTCCGTGACTTCAAGTCGCGCGGCGTGCCGATCGACTGCGTGGGTTTCCAGTCGCACTTCAACGCCCAGTCGGCGTACAACAGCAACTACCGCACGACGCTGTCGAGCTTCGCCGCCCTGGGTGTCGAGGTGCAGATCACCGAGCTGGACATCGAGGGCTCGGGTCAGCAGCAGGCGCAGACGTACGCGAACGTCGTGAACGACTGCCTCGCCGTGCCGGCCTGCAAGGGCATCACGGTCTGGGGTGTGCGTGACTCCGACTCGTGGCGCTCGTACGGCACCCCGCTGCTGTTCGACAACTCGGGCAACAAGAAGGAGGCCTACACGGCCACCCTCAACGCCCTGAACGCCGCGGCGCCGGTCCCGACGCAGGAGCCGACGCAGACGCCGACGCAGGAGCCGACGCAGACGCAGGAGCCGACGCAGACGCCGACGGTCACCCCGACGCAGGACCCGGGCCAGGGCTCGGGTGCGTGCACCGCGACCTACACGGTCGCGAACCAGTGGGGTGAGGGCTTCGTCGCCGACGTCACGGTCACGGCCAACCAGGACCTCACCGGATGGAAGGTGAGCATCCAGCTCCCCGGCGGTGCCGGGGTCTCGCAGACCTGGAACGGGACGCGAGGGAGCGCCAGCACCGGCCTCGTCACTGTGGCGAACGCCGGCTGGAACGGTCGTGTCGCAGCTGGTCAGAGCACCAGCTTCGGCTTCCAGGGGACCGGCAACGGGGCGGGCGCGACCGTCTCGTGCGAGGCCGCCTGA
- a CDS encoding PaaX family transcriptional regulator yields MTRRDGGVVDTPRVQSGPSPQHLLATVLGEYFDSSDARPPAAALAAVLGEFGISPGSARAALARLVRRGLVATEGRGRAATYHVRPDVIAHHQAVMHAFLSFGASPRPWDGQWLVVSYSLPESGQPQRHAVRKTLGARGFARLYDSVWISPSFDAGAVREELRALLAAVPGARWSVMRARFDEDPDSLGPAAAYDLDGLAASYRAFVEEYAGLRDDVRADRVGPARALVARLSVMDAWRTFADTDPDLPEHLLPASWPRAEARETFLEVHTALGPYAQERLVELMTPYWPEASVWVTHFVAAVDPLSPPRGGRR; encoded by the coding sequence GTGACGCGCAGAGACGGCGGTGTCGTGGACACCCCCCGGGTGCAGAGCGGGCCGAGCCCGCAGCACCTGCTCGCCACCGTCCTGGGGGAGTACTTCGACTCGTCGGACGCACGTCCGCCGGCGGCGGCGCTCGCGGCGGTGCTGGGCGAGTTCGGCATCAGCCCCGGCAGCGCGCGCGCAGCGCTCGCGCGTCTCGTGCGACGCGGCCTCGTGGCGACCGAGGGTCGGGGGCGGGCGGCGACCTACCACGTGCGTCCGGACGTGATCGCGCACCACCAGGCCGTCATGCACGCCTTCCTGTCGTTCGGCGCGTCGCCGCGCCCGTGGGACGGCCAGTGGCTGGTCGTCTCCTACTCGCTGCCGGAGTCCGGTCAGCCGCAGCGGCACGCGGTGCGCAAGACGCTCGGTGCGCGCGGGTTCGCGCGGTTGTACGACAGCGTGTGGATCAGCCCGTCGTTCGACGCCGGTGCTGTCCGCGAGGAGCTGCGGGCACTGCTGGCGGCGGTCCCCGGGGCCCGCTGGTCGGTCATGCGCGCTCGGTTCGACGAGGACCCGGACTCCCTGGGGCCGGCGGCCGCGTACGACCTCGACGGTCTGGCGGCGTCGTACCGCGCGTTCGTCGAGGAGTACGCCGGACTGCGCGACGACGTGCGCGCCGACCGGGTCGGCCCGGCACGGGCGCTCGTGGCGCGCCTGAGCGTGATGGACGCCTGGCGCACCTTCGCCGACACGGACCCCGACCTGCCGGAGCACCTGCTGCCCGCGTCATGGCCGCGTGCCGAGGCGCGCGAGACCTTCCTCGAGGTGCACACCGCACTGGGTCCGTACGCCCAGGAGCGGCTGGTCGAGCTCATGACGCCGTACTGGCCGGAGGCGTCGGTCTGGGTCACGCACTTCGTCGCGGCGGTCGACCCGTTGTCGCCGCCGCGCGGCGGACGTCGCTGA
- the dinB gene encoding DNA polymerase IV, which yields MPGATILHADLDAFYASVEQLLDPRLRGRPIAVGGSAAGGVVLAASYEAKRYGVSGGMPGWRAARLCPGLQFVPGRFREYQPIADRVMDVLGDVTPVVERISIDEAFLDVAGSTHLFGTPAQIAVLLRRRVRDEIGLPISVGVARTKHLAKIASQVAKPDGLVVVEPEREREFLEPLPVGLMWGVGPVARARLAERGITTIGELARTPTGAVEKILGHAVGSRMSALAHNEDPRRVAGAGRARSVGAQSALGRQQATPELVREVLAQLADRVAGRMRAKGRAGRTVTVRVRFPGMRSVTRSHTLPGPVATTLTLTEVAEQLVWQAIREQPHPEPDVTLLAISVSGLVEQSSLQLELPLLTADPRRPGSAPGAARWAVDRSVDAVRARFGNAAVGYLPTAMPRVRTVPDEFRELAEHDL from the coding sequence ATGCCCGGCGCGACGATCCTGCACGCCGACCTCGATGCGTTCTACGCGTCGGTCGAGCAGCTGCTGGACCCGCGCCTGCGTGGCCGACCCATCGCGGTCGGGGGCAGTGCCGCGGGCGGCGTCGTCCTCGCCGCGTCGTACGAGGCCAAGCGCTACGGGGTCTCCGGGGGGATGCCCGGCTGGCGGGCCGCACGACTGTGCCCGGGCCTGCAGTTCGTCCCCGGGCGCTTCCGGGAGTACCAGCCGATCGCCGACAGGGTCATGGACGTCCTGGGTGACGTGACCCCGGTGGTGGAGCGGATCTCGATCGACGAGGCGTTCCTCGACGTCGCCGGCTCGACCCACCTCTTCGGCACGCCGGCGCAGATCGCGGTGCTGCTGCGGCGCCGCGTGCGCGACGAGATCGGCCTGCCGATCTCGGTCGGGGTCGCCCGCACCAAGCACCTCGCCAAGATCGCGTCGCAGGTCGCCAAGCCCGACGGCCTCGTGGTCGTCGAGCCCGAGCGCGAGCGGGAGTTCCTCGAGCCGCTGCCGGTCGGTCTCATGTGGGGCGTGGGGCCCGTCGCGCGGGCGCGGCTCGCCGAGCGGGGCATCACGACCATCGGCGAGCTGGCGCGCACACCGACGGGCGCGGTCGAGAAGATCCTCGGGCACGCCGTCGGGTCGCGGATGTCCGCGCTGGCGCACAACGAGGACCCGCGTCGGGTCGCCGGGGCGGGTCGTGCCCGGTCGGTGGGGGCGCAGTCGGCCCTCGGCCGGCAGCAGGCGACGCCCGAGCTCGTGCGCGAGGTGCTCGCCCAGCTCGCCGACCGCGTCGCGGGCCGCATGCGTGCCAAGGGGCGCGCGGGGCGCACGGTCACCGTGCGCGTGCGGTTCCCCGGCATGCGCTCGGTCACGCGCTCGCACACGCTTCCCGGGCCGGTCGCCACGACGCTCACCCTCACCGAGGTCGCCGAGCAGCTCGTGTGGCAGGCGATCCGCGAGCAGCCGCACCCCGAGCCCGACGTGACCCTGCTCGCGATCTCCGTGTCGGGCCTGGTCGAGCAGTCCTCGCTGCAGCTCGAGCTGCCGCTGCTCACCGCCGACCCACGTCGCCCGGGATCGGCGCCGGGTGCGGCCCGCTGGGCGGTCGACCGCTCGGTCGACGCGGTGCGTGCGCGCTTCGGCAACGCCGCGGTGGGCTACCTGCCGACCGCCATGCCACGCGTGCGCACGGTGCCGGACGAGTTCCGCGAGCTCGCGGAGCACGACCTGTGA